From Cytophagales bacterium, the proteins below share one genomic window:
- a CDS encoding lanthionine synthetase C family protein — translation MNDVLSNKIFEIERAIKARNQKKNDISLLNGDMGIAIFYAALYRVTKEQKYLNTCHELVDSSIDKVARMELNPSFVTGFTGIGWSLQYLMNNNYLESTDLLQDLDAYIYDASINKLRGKYYDFLHGGTGAAVYAMERENDEAVVFLETYLKYIDEIKEENKYGYAWEDYTFPKGKDHLHARAYTLGLSHGVPSIIMVLLRIHKLGINNELTKDLITGGLNWIKANKIENVNSISEYPNCVYDSVGTIDGPSLMRWCYGDMGIALMYWDSGNILNEGDWIQDGEDLMRRNLKRTDLIEQDFYDAGVCHGTAGVAHIFSKYHERTRNTEFKEKADFWMTQSLQAAKHEKGPAGYKFHNAAENNGVYYNRWRKMYGLLNGIAGVGLVFLSHLEPALNWDKALLIDHISS, via the coding sequence ATGAATGACGTGTTATCGAATAAAATTTTTGAAATCGAAAGAGCGATAAAAGCAAGAAATCAAAAGAAAAATGATATCTCACTTCTCAACGGAGATATGGGCATAGCCATATTTTATGCTGCTCTATATCGAGTTACAAAGGAGCAAAAATACTTAAATACATGTCATGAACTTGTAGACAGCTCGATTGACAAAGTGGCTCGAATGGAGCTCAACCCATCTTTTGTGACTGGATTTACGGGCATTGGATGGTCTCTCCAATATTTGATGAACAACAATTACCTGGAATCAACTGATCTTTTACAAGATTTAGATGCATATATCTATGACGCGTCAATAAATAAGCTAAGGGGCAAATACTACGACTTTCTCCATGGTGGTACGGGAGCTGCAGTCTATGCGATGGAAAGGGAGAATGACGAAGCCGTGGTTTTTCTAGAGACCTATCTAAAATATATTGATGAAATAAAAGAAGAGAATAAATATGGTTATGCATGGGAGGATTACACCTTCCCAAAGGGAAAAGACCATCTGCATGCTAGGGCTTATACATTGGGATTATCTCATGGAGTGCCAAGTATCATCATGGTCTTACTGCGAATTCATAAACTTGGGATCAACAATGAACTGACTAAAGATTTAATAACCGGAGGTCTAAACTGGATCAAAGCAAATAAAATAGAAAACGTTAATTCAATTTCCGAATATCCGAATTGCGTATATGACTCGGTAGGCACAATTGATGGACCTTCATTAATGAGGTGGTGTTATGGAGACATGGGTATTGCCCTGATGTATTGGGATTCGGGTAACATCTTAAATGAAGGTGACTGGATACAAGATGGAGAAGACTTAATGAGAAGAAACTTAAAACGAACTGATTTAATTGAACAAGATTTTTATGATGCAGGCGTTTGCCACGGAACAGCAGGTGTTGCACATATCTTCTCCAAATACCATGAAAGAACCAGAAATACAGAGTTTAAAGAAAAAGCCGATTTTTGGATGACACAAAGCCTTCAAGCGGCCAAACACGAAAAAGGTCCAGCTGGCTATAAGTTTCATAATGCCGCCGAAAACAACGGAGTATATTATAATAGATGGCGAAAAATGTATGGGCTTCTCAATGGTATAGCGGGTGTGGGTTTAGTTTTTTTAAGCCACTTGGAGCCTGCTCTAAATTGGGATAAAGCATTGTTAATTGATCATATATCTTCCTAA
- the tnpA gene encoding IS200/IS605 family transposase, producing the protein MAEYQRSNSHSVSRLSAHLVWSTKYRYSILKGDIQVRCRKLLTQICDSEDVRILKGVVSQDHVHMHIEYPPSKSISNLVKRLKGRSSLMLQQEFPDLKKRYWGRHFWAIGYGCWSTGNITDEMLDEYLEHHRRSDEDDQSNFIIE; encoded by the coding sequence GTGGCCGAGTATCAACGAAGCAATTCTCATAGCGTATCCAGATTGAGCGCTCATCTAGTTTGGTCGACGAAGTATCGTTATTCTATATTGAAGGGTGATATTCAAGTAAGATGTCGAAAGTTGTTGACTCAAATATGTGATTCTGAGGATGTTCGGATATTGAAAGGAGTAGTGTCACAGGATCACGTCCATATGCATATTGAGTACCCACCATCAAAATCAATTAGCAATCTTGTTAAACGATTGAAGGGAAGGAGTTCACTAATGCTACAACAAGAATTTCCAGATCTAAAGAAGCGATATTGGGGTCGACATTTCTGGGCGATAGGGTATGGATGTTGGAGCACTGGAAATATTACCGATGAAATGCTTGATGAGTATTTGGAGCATCATCGCAGGTCAGATGAAGATGATCAGTCAAATTTCATAATAGAGTAG
- a CDS encoding restriction endonuclease, translating to MFQFDEIPNGNLLTPRLSKWLNNEQNHDLDGLKDLVFDFIIENEEKRNPNIDFDEIPINAMNVAFNIVEDLIFKLEVNPINCERLKSYINGIHSYHAFDRLLTDFEDLLSIDEKISILKEGKKIFVPEITTNWDDVFNQCFSSLLVQGIITPDSKTMEGKIIKAMSIPWKMIVDILSSHWEYAFKIPPEKWEELIAGAFDQSGYDEVILTPRSGDHGRDVIASKRGIGSIRIVSSVKAYQPGHLVRYDDVRALLGVLNGDQKASKGIITTTTDFPSNLLNDPFIAPFVPYRLELMNGITLQKWFREISKNYSS from the coding sequence ATGTTTCAATTTGATGAGATTCCTAACGGGAATTTGCTCACACCAAGGTTAAGTAAATGGTTAAATAATGAGCAAAATCATGACTTAGATGGATTGAAGGATTTAGTCTTTGACTTCATCATCGAAAATGAAGAAAAACGAAATCCCAATATTGACTTTGATGAAATTCCAATCAACGCCATGAACGTCGCTTTTAATATCGTAGAGGACTTGATTTTCAAACTGGAGGTGAATCCCATAAACTGTGAGCGACTAAAGAGCTACATTAATGGAATACACAGTTATCATGCATTTGACAGGTTATTGACAGATTTTGAAGATTTACTATCCATTGATGAGAAAATATCAATATTAAAAGAAGGTAAGAAAATCTTTGTCCCAGAGATAACTACTAATTGGGATGATGTTTTTAATCAGTGTTTTTCTTCATTACTAGTACAAGGCATTATTACCCCAGATTCAAAAACAATGGAAGGGAAAATCATTAAAGCGATGAGTATTCCTTGGAAAATGATTGTAGATATCCTTTCAAGTCATTGGGAATACGCCTTTAAAATTCCACCCGAAAAATGGGAAGAACTCATTGCCGGAGCTTTTGATCAATCCGGTTATGATGAAGTCATTTTAACTCCTAGGTCTGGTGATCATGGGCGAGATGTCATAGCCTCGAAAAGAGGTATAGGTTCAATAAGGATTGTTAGTTCTGTAAAAGCTTATCAGCCTGGTCATCTTGTAAGGTATGATGATGTTCGCGCTTTACTTGGGGTTTTGAATGGAGACCAAAAAGCCTCAAAAGGAATAATTACAACCACAACTGATTTCCCAAGTAATTTACTGAATGACCCTTTCATTGCTCCATTCGTTCCATATAGATTAGAATTAATGAATGGCATTACTTTACAAAAATGGTTTAGAGAAATAAGTAAGAATTATAGTTCTTGA